The Meriones unguiculatus strain TT.TT164.6M chromosome 6, Bangor_MerUng_6.1, whole genome shotgun sequence genome has a window encoding:
- the Gapt gene encoding protein GAPT, with product MLKSFVGSSVGVVVGVSLLLVLLVCGIGCVWRWKRRENTPIILPKFMQRRSNRQKDCVKTLSLRAHVTGSSPKISAESKGPKSSSKRNKAHSNYENVSCPLHTEAVTDKALYENTQPSNVEEHVYCNQTDALYHNFQKPSPPPAPQEEDIYILPDSY from the coding sequence ATGCTGAAAAGCTTTGTGGGCTCTTCAGTGGGTGTGGTTGTGGGCGTTTCCCTCCTTTTAGTCTTGCTGGTCTGTGGAATTGGATGTGTTTGGCGTTGGAAGCGCCGGGAAAACACACCAATCATCTTACCAAAGTTTATGCAAAGGAGAAGTAACAGGCAGAAAGACTGCGTGAAAACCCTTAGCTTGCGTGCCCACGTGACTGGCTCAAGCCCTAAAATCTCAGCGGAAAGCAAAGGCCCCAAGTCTTCATCCAAGAGAAATAAGGCACATAGCAACTACGAAAATGTCTCCTGTCCTCTGCACACGGAAGCAGTAACCGACAAGGCGCTGTATGAAAACACGCAGCCGTCTAATGTCGAGGAACATGTCTACTGTAATCAAACAGACGCCCTCTATCATAATTTCCAGAAGCCTagccctcctcctgctcctcaaGAGGAAGACATATATATCCTCCCAGACTCCTACTAG